In Kitasatospora viridis, the following are encoded in one genomic region:
- a CDS encoding NAD(P)-dependent oxidoreductase, whose product MAHTTLDAVHEKTPVTLLGLGAMGGALARAWLAAGHPLTVWNRTAARTGPLAAEGAVVAATAAEAVTANQLVVVCLLDDASVEEALADVELAGKDLVNLVTGTPGQARAWAERRGARYLDGGIMAVPPMIGVPAAGPYVFYSGSAELLADHRAALIAPADARFVGTDPGRAALYDVALLSAMYGMLAGVAHAFALVREEPVAPGELAPLLGGWLTAMTGSIDRTAAQLAVGDYTVGVVSTLAMQVAGQTTLLRTAEEQGVSTELLAPYFRLMERRLELGGGEEDLTGVIGLLLPRAG is encoded by the coding sequence ATGGCACACACCACACTTGACGCAGTCCACGAGAAGACCCCCGTCACCCTGCTCGGCCTCGGCGCGATGGGCGGCGCGCTGGCCCGCGCCTGGCTCGCCGCCGGGCACCCGCTCACCGTCTGGAACCGCACCGCCGCCCGGACCGGGCCGCTCGCCGCCGAGGGTGCCGTGGTGGCCGCCACCGCCGCCGAGGCCGTGACGGCGAATCAGCTGGTGGTGGTCTGCCTGTTGGATGACGCCTCGGTCGAAGAGGCGCTGGCCGACGTCGAGTTGGCGGGCAAGGACCTGGTCAACCTGGTCACCGGCACCCCCGGCCAGGCCCGCGCCTGGGCCGAACGGCGCGGCGCCCGCTACCTGGACGGCGGGATCATGGCCGTCCCGCCGATGATCGGCGTCCCGGCCGCCGGCCCGTACGTCTTCTACAGCGGCTCGGCCGAACTCCTCGCGGACCACCGCGCGGCGCTCATCGCCCCGGCGGACGCCCGCTTCGTCGGCACCGACCCCGGCCGAGCGGCCCTCTACGACGTCGCCCTGCTCAGCGCGATGTACGGGATGCTCGCCGGAGTCGCCCACGCTTTCGCGCTGGTCCGCGAGGAGCCCGTGGCACCGGGCGAGTTGGCGCCGCTGCTGGGCGGCTGGCTCACCGCGATGACCGGCTCGATCGACCGGACGGCCGCCCAACTGGCCGTCGGCGACTACACCGTCGGCGTCGTCTCCACCCTCGCGATGCAGGTGGCCGGCCAGACGACACTGCTGCGCACGGCCGAGGAGCAGGGGGTGAGCACGGAACTGCTCGCGCCGTACTTCCGCTTGATGGAGCGCCGGCTCGAACTCGGCGGCGGGGAGGAGGACCTGACGGGTGTGATCGGCCTGCTGCTGCCGCGTGCCGGCTGA
- a CDS encoding acyl carrier protein — protein MSSIAEQVRHIVAEQLGVADALVTPEAAFADDLDISPKQSALLRRQIEQELDVELPKDEAKNLVTVGDLIRHVEQHRG, from the coding sequence GTGAGCAGCATCGCCGAGCAGGTCCGGCACATCGTCGCCGAGCAGCTGGGTGTCGCCGACGCCCTCGTCACGCCCGAGGCCGCGTTCGCGGACGACCTGGACATCAGCCCCAAGCAGAGCGCGCTCCTGCGCCGGCAGATCGAGCAGGAGCTCGACGTGGAACTGCCCAAGGACGAGGCCAAGAACCTGGTCACGGTGGGCGACCTGATCCGTCACGTCGAGCAGCACCGCGGCTGA
- a CDS encoding YrhB domain-containing protein — protein sequence MVTKERAVELVEALLLREHEASPWLPELGVIKVEEHALGWLVFLQGVEYIRTRRFEDMLIGQGPYLVDRQDGSIHHIPVTTYVREGWEALYREHLNPAAPPEGLVTVVAAVLRSDGALAAMRYLRKQAPKLGLQDAKDYVLALQTGSQPSEQLVSLTQQPEESPYQWIETLAGPAEKRSG from the coding sequence ATGGTCACCAAGGAGCGCGCCGTCGAGCTTGTCGAAGCCCTACTGCTGCGCGAGCATGAGGCTTCACCGTGGTTGCCTGAACTCGGTGTCATCAAGGTCGAGGAACATGCCCTCGGGTGGTTGGTCTTCCTCCAAGGGGTGGAGTACATCCGCACCCGCCGGTTCGAGGACATGCTGATAGGCCAGGGCCCGTACCTGGTGGATCGGCAAGACGGAAGCATCCATCACATCCCGGTGACCACGTATGTGCGCGAGGGGTGGGAGGCCCTCTACCGGGAGCACCTCAACCCGGCCGCGCCGCCGGAGGGGTTGGTCACGGTGGTTGCGGCAGTGCTGCGCTCCGACGGAGCGCTCGCGGCGATGCGGTATCTGCGCAAGCAGGCCCCGAAGCTGGGACTGCAGGACGCGAAGGACTACGTCTTGGCGCTGCAGACCGGATCCCAGCCTTCGGAACAGCTGGTGAGTCTCACCCAGCAGCCGGAGGAGAGCCCGTACCAGTGGATCGAGACGTTGGCAGGCCCAGCGGAGAAGCGGTCCGGTTGA
- a CDS encoding winged helix-turn-helix transcriptional regulator → MATVPRPGAYVCGIDAAMDVIGGKWKVLILWALADRPHCRFGELRRQVPGITEKVLAAHLRELEADGIVHREAYDEVPPRVEYSLTEPGRELNAALGPLGAWGRQHVLGGAQR, encoded by the coding sequence ATGGCGACCGTGCCGAGGCCGGGGGCGTACGTCTGCGGGATCGACGCCGCGATGGACGTGATCGGCGGCAAGTGGAAGGTGCTGATCCTGTGGGCGCTGGCCGACCGCCCGCACTGCCGGTTCGGCGAGCTGCGCCGCCAGGTGCCGGGCATCACCGAGAAGGTCCTGGCCGCCCACCTGCGGGAGTTGGAGGCCGACGGCATCGTGCACCGCGAGGCGTACGACGAGGTGCCGCCCCGCGTCGAGTACTCGCTGACCGAGCCGGGCCGCGAGCTGAACGCGGCACTCGGCCCGCTCGGCGCCTGGGGGCGGCAGCACGTGCTGGGCGGGGCCCAGCGGTAG
- a CDS encoding IS630 family transposase: MAEPVRVRRLTDQEGRQLQRIVRRGSTSSVRYRRAMMLLASAGGNRVPVIAQLVQADEDTVRDVIHRFNEIGLACLDPRWAGGRPRPLSPDDEDFVVQTATTRPAKLGQPFTRWSIRKLLAYLRRVHGRVIRIGREALRCLLARRGVTFQRTKTWKESTDPDYDAKLDRIEHVLEHFPDRTFTFDEFGPLGIRPTAGNCWAEQSKPDRLPATYKRTHGVTYFHGCYSVGDDTLWGVNRRRKGTVNTLAALRSIRAARPDGALVYVILDNLSAHNGKKILRWAKNNNVHLCFTPTNTSWANPIEAHFGPLRQFTLANSNHPNHTVQTRALHTYLRWRNVNARHPDVLAAQRRERARIRSEKGLRWGGRPVAAAA, encoded by the coding sequence GTGGCGGAGCCGGTCAGGGTCCGGAGACTGACGGACCAGGAGGGCCGGCAGTTACAGCGGATCGTGCGTCGGGGCAGCACCAGCTCGGTGCGTTACCGGCGGGCGATGATGCTGCTGGCCTCGGCTGGCGGCAACCGGGTCCCGGTCATCGCCCAACTCGTCCAAGCGGACGAAGACACCGTGCGGGACGTGATCCACCGGTTCAACGAGATCGGTCTGGCCTGCCTGGACCCTCGATGGGCGGGAGGCCGTCCCCGCCCACTCAGTCCTGACGACGAGGACTTCGTCGTCCAGACGGCCACCACCCGCCCCGCCAAGCTCGGGCAGCCCTTCACACGCTGGTCCATCCGCAAACTGCTCGCCTACCTCCGCCGCGTCCACGGCCGGGTGATCCGCATCGGCCGCGAAGCCCTGCGCTGCCTGCTCGCCCGACGCGGCGTCACCTTCCAGCGCACCAAGACCTGGAAGGAGTCCACCGACCCCGACTACGACGCCAAGCTCGACCGGATCGAGCACGTCCTGGAGCACTTCCCCGACCGCACATTCACGTTCGACGAGTTCGGCCCGCTCGGCATCCGCCCCACCGCGGGCAACTGCTGGGCCGAACAGAGCAAACCGGACCGGCTGCCGGCGACCTACAAGCGCACCCACGGCGTGACCTACTTCCACGGCTGCTACTCGGTCGGCGACGACACTCTCTGGGGCGTCAACCGGCGCCGGAAGGGCACCGTGAACACCCTGGCCGCGCTCAGATCGATCCGGGCCGCCCGCCCGGACGGCGCCCTGGTCTACGTGATCCTGGACAACCTCTCCGCCCACAACGGCAAGAAGATCCTGCGCTGGGCGAAGAACAACAACGTCCACCTGTGCTTCACCCCGACCAACACCTCCTGGGCGAACCCGATCGAGGCGCACTTCGGCCCGCTGCGGCAGTTCACGCTCGCCAACTCGAACCACCCGAACCACACGGTCCAGACTCGCGCGCTCCACACCTACCTGCGTTGGCGAAACGTCAACGCCCGCCACCCCGACGTCCTGGCCGCCCAGCGCCGCGAGCGCGCTCGCATCCGCAGCGAGAAAGGCCTGCGCTGGGGCGGCCGGCCGGTGGCCGCCGCGGCCTGA
- a CDS encoding nucleobase:cation symporter-2 family protein: MSQAPDASVSASTASPAARHPVDALLPPARLGLLGLQHVLVMYTGCVTVPLVFGAAAKLDTATIGLLISADLLVAGLVTLLQALGIGKVLGVRLPVVAGATFTAVTPMVLIAGEYGMQAVYGSMIAAGVFGLLAAVPFAHAVRFFPPLVSGSVITVIGLSLIGVAAGLIAGNDPTAKGYAAPGHLALAGGIVLLIVLVNRFAGGFLSQLGVLLGLIVGTLIAVPMGLTDFSAVDGADWFGLASPLHFGAPRFPVAAVISMCVVMLVTFTESTADMLAVGEMTGRPLSRRDLARGLAVDGLSGVFGGIMNGFLDTVFAQNVGLVGMTKVRSRYVAAVAGGILVVLALIPKLGEIVASLPGPVIGGAGLVMFATVTSVGISTLRKVEFEGTGNLLIVAVAIGLGMLPVVAPSFYHAFPIWVQIIGGSAITSATLAAFLLNLLFNHSPSRKKVEVAGADPGAVPTALPDSAPAT, from the coding sequence GTGTCCCAGGCCCCTGACGCATCCGTATCCGCGTCCACCGCCTCACCCGCCGCCCGGCATCCGGTCGACGCGCTCCTGCCACCTGCCCGGCTCGGACTGCTCGGTCTGCAGCACGTGCTGGTGATGTACACCGGCTGTGTCACCGTCCCGCTCGTCTTCGGCGCGGCGGCCAAGCTCGACACCGCCACCATCGGCCTGCTCATCAGTGCCGACCTGCTGGTGGCCGGCCTGGTGACGCTCCTTCAGGCGCTCGGCATCGGCAAGGTGCTGGGCGTGCGGCTGCCCGTCGTGGCCGGTGCCACGTTCACCGCCGTCACCCCGATGGTCCTGATCGCGGGGGAGTACGGCATGCAGGCGGTCTACGGCTCGATGATCGCCGCCGGTGTCTTCGGGCTGCTGGCCGCGGTCCCGTTCGCCCACGCCGTGCGGTTCTTCCCGCCGCTGGTCAGCGGGTCCGTCATCACCGTCATCGGACTGTCGCTGATCGGCGTCGCCGCCGGGCTGATCGCGGGCAACGACCCCACGGCGAAGGGCTACGCCGCCCCGGGCCACCTCGCCCTGGCCGGCGGCATCGTGCTGCTCATCGTCTTGGTCAACCGGTTCGCCGGCGGCTTCCTCTCCCAACTCGGCGTGCTGCTCGGCCTGATCGTCGGCACGCTGATCGCTGTCCCGATGGGGCTGACGGACTTCTCCGCCGTGGACGGCGCCGACTGGTTCGGCCTGGCCTCGCCCCTCCACTTCGGGGCGCCGCGCTTCCCGGTCGCCGCCGTGATCTCGATGTGCGTGGTGATGCTGGTGACGTTCACCGAGTCCACCGCCGACATGCTCGCCGTCGGCGAGATGACCGGCCGCCCGCTCTCCCGCAGGGACCTGGCCCGCGGCCTGGCCGTCGACGGTCTCTCCGGCGTCTTCGGCGGCATCATGAACGGCTTCCTGGACACCGTCTTCGCCCAGAACGTCGGCCTGGTCGGCATGACCAAGGTCCGCAGCCGCTACGTCGCCGCGGTCGCCGGCGGCATCCTCGTCGTCCTCGCCCTCATCCCCAAGCTCGGCGAGATCGTCGCCTCCCTGCCGGGACCGGTGATCGGCGGCGCCGGCCTGGTCATGTTCGCCACCGTCACCTCGGTCGGCATCAGCACCCTGCGCAAGGTGGAGTTCGAGGGCACCGGCAACCTGTTGATCGTCGCCGTCGCGATCGGCCTGGGCATGCTCCCGGTCGTGGCGCCGTCCTTCTACCATGCCTTCCCGATCTGGGTGCAGATCATCGGCGGCAGCGCCATCACCAGCGCGACCCTGGCCGCGTTCCTGCTGAACCTGCTGTTCAACCACTCGCCCAGCCGGAAGAAGGTCGAGGTGGCCGGCGCGGACCCGGGCGCGGTCCCGACGGCCCTGCCCGACTCCGCGCCGGCCACCTGA
- the acpP gene encoding acyl carrier protein — protein MAATAVEEKVKAIIIEQLGITDEGEVTPSASFVDDLGADSLDTVELVMAFEEGFDIEIPDEDAEKIRTVRDAVEYIDKHAKGGK, from the coding sequence TTGGCTGCCACCGCGGTTGAGGAAAAGGTGAAGGCGATCATCATCGAGCAGCTGGGCATCACCGATGAGGGCGAGGTCACGCCCTCGGCGTCGTTCGTCGATGACCTGGGAGCGGACTCGCTCGACACAGTGGAACTGGTCATGGCCTTCGAGGAGGGCTTCGACATCGAGATCCCGGACGAGGACGCCGAGAAGATCCGTACGGTGCGGGACGCCGTCGAATACATCGACAAGCACGCAAAGGGTGGAAAGTGA